The genomic stretch ACGAGGGCAAGGATTCGCTCGTGGCCTTGTTCGAAATCGGCGCCGAGACCACCAGCCTGAAGGTGTTGCGCGACGACGAGCTGCTGTACGACCGCGACCAGGCCTTCGGCGGCTCGCAGCTCACCCAGCTGATCTCGCGTCAATACGGTTTCTCGTTCGAGGAAGCCGAGCAGAAGAAGCTCGGCGGCGACCTGCCCGAAGACTACGAGCAGTTCATCCTCAATCCGTTTGTCGACAGCCTGTCCCAAGAGATCGGCCGTGCCCTGCAGTACTTCTTCACCAGCACGCCGCACCACAAGGTGCACTACGTGATGCTGGCCGGCGGTAGCGCCGCGCTGCCAGGGCTGAAGGAGCGTGTCACCGAGCAAACGGGCTTTGCCTCGATGGTGGTCAACCCCTTCGAAGGCATGAAGCTGGGCTCCAGCGTGCGCGAAAGCAAGCTGCGCCGTGAGGCGCCTTCGTATCTGACAGCCTGCGGACTCGCGATGCGGAGGTTCCTGCAATGATTTTGATCAACCTGCTCCCTCACCGGGAGGAAAGGCGCCGCCGGCGCAAGCAGGCCTTTTTCGCGGCGCTCGGCGTCTCTGCGTGTGCCGGCTTGCTGGTGGTGGCCGGGTGGTATCTGGTGTTGCAGTCGCTGATGGATCAGCAGCGCGAGCGCAACGGCGAGCTGACCCGCGAGATCGCGGTGCTCGACAACCAGATCAAGGACATCGCCGAGTTGCGCGCCGAGATCGACAGCCTGAAGGCGCGCCAGAAGGCGGTCGAGGACCTGCAGACCGACCGCAACATGCCGGTGCACCTGCTCAACGAACTGGTTCGCCAGACGCCCGAGGGCGTGTACCTGACCAGCATCAGGCAAGACGGCGACAACGTCACCTTGACCGGCGTCGCGCAGACCAACGAGCGCGTCTCGGAGTTGCTGCGCAACACCGCCAACAGCTCGGGGTGGCTGGAGCGGCCCGAGCTGCTGGAGATCAAGGCGAACACCCCCTCGCGGGACAAACTGGATCCGAAACGGCTGTTCGATTTCTCGATGCGGGTCGCATTGAAGCGGCCCCAAGCGCCGGATGCGAAAGACGGTGCGCCGGTTCCGGCGGGCGCGGCTTCGGCCCCGCGGAAGTCGTCGTGAAGGGAGGCGACAGATGGCCAAACAGTCTTTCAATCTAGACCTGAGTGAACTGTCGAGCGGAATCGCATCGCAGTTCCGCGGTCTCGACACCAACGAGCCGGGGCAATGGCCCATCCTGCCGAAGGCGCTGGCATGGTTCGTCGCCGCTGTCGCGATGGTCGTGCTCGGCTGGTTCTTGTTGCTGTCGGATGAATCCGACCTGCTCGAAGCCGAGCGCAACAAAGAGCCGCAGCTGAAGCAGACCTACCGCGACAAGCTGGCCCAGGCGGTCAACCTCGAAGAGCTGCGCAAGCAGCGGCTGCAGGTGCAGGAATACGTGACGCAGCTCGAGAAGCAACTGCCCGGCAAGGCCGAGATGGACGCGCTGCTGTCCGACATCAACCAGGCCGGCCTTGGGCGCGGTCTGCAGTTCGAGCTGTTCAAGCCCGGACAAGTGGTCGTCAAGGACTATTACGCCGAGCTGCCCATTTCGGTGAAGGTGTCGGGCCGCTACCACGACATCGGCGCTTTCACTGCCGACGTCGCGAACCTGTCGCGTATCGTCACGCTGCACAGCCTGAACATCAGTGCGGTTGCCAAGGACGCCAGCGGCGCACTCGGCATGGAAGCTACCGCCCGCACCTACCGCTACCTCGACCAGGCCGAACTGGAGGAGCAGCGTGCGCAGCAGCAGGCCGAAGCCGCCAAGGGCAAGGGCAAGGGCAAAGCGAAGGCGGGCGCCAAGGGTCAGGGAGGCAAGAAGTGAGTCGTTCGCGATCAATCCTAGGCGTCGCACTGGTGGCAGCCTTGCTGCTGACCGGGTGCGAAGGGGATCAGGAAGAGATCAAGGCATGGATGGAGCAGCAAAAGCGCGAAGTCAAGCCGAGCGTCAAGCCCATCGATCCGCCCAAGAAATTCGACCCGCAACCGTATGCGGCGCTGGACGGCGTCGAGCCGTTCAGCAACCAGAAGCTGACTGTGGCGCTGAAGCAGGAAGCCCAGCGCACCAGCGTCTTGCTGGCGGGTGAGCAGAACCGCCGCAAGGAGCCGCTGGAAGCCTACCCGCTCGACAGCATGTCGATGGTGGGCAGCGTGGCGAAGCAGGGCAGGCAGTTCGCATTGCTCAAGGTGGACGCATTGCTGTATCAGGTCAAGGTGGGCGACTACCTGGGTCAGAACTTCGGCAAGGTCACGAAAATTACCGAGACGGAGGTCGCTCTCCGGGAGATCGTTCAGGACGCTGCCGGTGAGTGGACCGAGCGCATCAGCAGCCTCCAGCTTCAGGAGAAGGCCCAATGAACAAGATGATTGAGAATTCGATGGTCACCAGGCCTTTGCGCGTCGCCGCGCTCGGGCTGTCTTTGCTGGTTTCGCCTGTGCTCGCCTGGGCCCAGAACGCGATCCAGTCGATCAACACGACCCAGCAAGCCGGTGCGGAAGTGGTCCGCATCGAACTCTCGCAGCCGCTGAGCAGCGTGCCGGCGGGTTTCACGATTCAGGCGCCGCCGCGCATCGCGATCGACCTGCCCGGGGTCACCAACGCCATCGGCCGTTCTTCGCTCGACATCAACCAGGGCAATCTGCGCTCGGCCAACATCGCGCAGGCCGGTGAGCGGACCCGCCTGGTGCTCAACCTGAAGCAGCCTGCCAACTACACGGCGCAACTGCAAGGCAAGGCGCTGCTGCTCGTGCTCGACACGTCGAACAAGGCGACCAGCACCAGCAGCAACGTGTCGTCGGTCAACCAAAAAGAGCCGGTGCACTTTGCCGAGAGCCTCAACCGCGAACAGATGGCGCTGCGCGACGTCGACTTCCGGCGTGGCCAGGACAACGCCGGCCGCGTGGTCGTCGAACTGCCCAACAATCAGGTTGGCGTCGACATCCGCCAGCAGGGCCAGAGCCTGGTGGTCGAATTCCTGCGCTCGTCGCTGCCCGACAACCTGCGTCGCCGTTTCGACGTGACCGACTTCGGCACCCCGGTGCAGAGCATCACGACGTCGCAAAGCGGCGACCGTGTGCGCATGGTGGTCGAGCCGCGCGGCAATTGGGAGCACAGCGCTTATCAGACCGACACGCAGTTCGTGCTCGAAGTGCGCCACCAGAAACAAGACCCGAACAAGCTGGTGCAAGGCCCGGGCTACCAGGGTGAGAAGCTGTCGCTGAACTTCCAGAACATCGAGGTTCGAGCGCTGCTGCAGGTGATTGCCGACTTCACCAACTTCAACGTGGTGACCAGCGACACCGTCACCGGCAACGTGACGCTGCGCCTGAAAGACGTGCCTTGGGACCAGGCGCTGGACATCATCCTGCAGGCCAAGGGCCTGGGCATGCGCAAGTCCGGCAACGTGCTGTGGATCGCGCCCAAGGACGAGATCGCCGCGAAGGAAAAGCTCGACCTGGAAGCCAAGGCCCAGGTGACGCAGCTGGAGCCCCTGCGGACGCAATCGTTCCAGCTCAACTACACCAAGGCTGAAGAAGTCACCAAGGGGCTCATGGGCCAGGGGGCGGGCACGACGACCAAGCCCATCCTGACCCAGCGCGGCTCGGTGATCTTCGAGACCCGCACCAACCAGATCTTCGTGACCGACATCCCGTCCAAGCTCGAAGAGATCCAGGACCTGATCCGCAAGATCGACATCCCGGTGCGCCAGGTGATGATCGAAGCCCGCATCGTCGAGGCGAGCGACACCTTTGGTCGCCAGCTGGGTGTGAAGCTCGGTGCGTCCGATCTGCGCGGTATCAATGGCGGCACGCCGGGCTGGGGTGTCGGCGGCAGCAACCGTGTGGCCGTGACCGGCAACTACCTGGGTGTGGGTGAACAGACCCGCCAGGCGGAAATCACCGGCGAGAGCTACATCCCCAACACCTACTTTGTGAACCTGCCGGCGACCAGCATCGGTGGTCAAAACCCGGCGAGCTTCGCGCTGTCGTTGTTCAGCTCCACGGCCAACCGCTTCCTGAACCTGGAACTGTCGGCCCTGGAAGCCGACGGCAAGGGCAAGATCGTGTCGAGCCCGCGGGTCATCACGGCCGACCAGGTGAAGGCGCTGATCGAGCAGGGTACCGAGCTGCCGTACCAGGTTGCGACCTCCAGCGGCGCGACCGCGATCGCCTTCCGCAAGGCCAACCTGAAGCTCGAAGTGACGCCGCAAATCACGCCCGAGGGCGGCATCATCCTCGACGTCGACATCAACAAGGACAGCGTCGGCCAGACCACGCCCGCCGGTATCGCGATCGACACCAAGCACGTCAAGACCCAGGTGTTGGTGGAGAATGGCGGCACCGTCGTGATTGGTGGCATCTTCGAGCAGATCGAACGCGAAGAGGAAAGCAAGGTGCCGCTGTTGGGTGACGTGCCGGTGCTCGGTTATTTGTTCAAGACCCGGGGCCGCACTGCCGAGAAGACCGAGTTGTTGGTGTTCCTGACGCCGCGCGTGATTTCCGACCGGTCGGCGGCACGTTGAATCTCTTCAAGATCAAACAGTGTTGAGGGTGGGTAAATGAATCTTTGGAAATTGACAGCGATTGCAGCGGTGACCTGTGCGCTGGCTGCCTGCGGCGGCGGCGGTGGTAGTTCGGGCACCAGTGTGTTCGACAGCGAGGGCAGCGGTAACACGGGCGGCAATACCGGCGGCAATACGGGTGGAAATACCGGTGGCGACACCGGCGGCGGCGACGGCGGCGGCCCTATCTCTGACGTCAGCAATGGCGCGCCGAGCCAGAAGTCCATCTCGATCTCGGTTGAAAAATACGCGCTCAACTGGTCGGTAGACGGTGACGAAACGGACGTGACTATTCGCGTCACCGACACGGCCGGAAACCCTGTGCCGGCGGGGACCGTGGTGCAGTTCTCCACCGAGGGCGGTCAGATTCAGAAGTCGTGCACGTTGTCCGGCGTCTCCGAAGGTGAGTCCGAAATCTCGTCCTGCACCGTCAAATTTGCGACCCAGAACCGGCGTCCCGCAGACAACAGGGTCACGATCCTAGCGTGGCTGCAAGGTGAAGAAGCGTACGTCGACGCCAACTCAAACGGGAAGTACGACAACGGCGAGCCGTTTTGGGACGGCGGGCGTTTGTTCCGGGACGACAACCTGACGTTGGAGTACGAGCCGATTTTGGACGAGTTGAATGTATCCGACACGATTGTGGGAGGCTCGGTAGGCATCGGTACGAAAGCATGTGTGGTGCCAGAAGGGCATGACGACTATCTGAACTTCCTGTCGACCCCGCTCTCTGTCCCGGGGACTTGCGACGGCGTGTGGGGTAAGACGCTGATCCGGACGTGGACCTACCTGCCGCTGTCCGATCCTCGCGTTCTCGGGATCGATGTTCCGACGACTTTGCCCCCCGGTTTGGCCCCCGGTACTTATGTGCGAGTGTTCAGCGGAACCGGAGACGGCGCAGTGGCGGCTCCCAGCGGCACGACCGTGGAGCTCAGGGATGCGTCCAGCGGTTGCACGGTCAGCGTGTCCCCGTCAAAGGTGCCACAGGTTGTCTTGGAGCCGACATATCACCTGGTCACTTTCAGCGGAGCGACCTGCACGAGCGGAGCAGAGGTGACGGCAGTTGCGAAGTTCAACGACTACGAAACGACCGTTCAGGTGACCAAGCCCTGACGGCGAGCACCTGACGTCCGTCACTCGATGTCATGATCCCGCCACTGCGGTCTCCAGCTGACCTGACACCCCCCGTCGCGTTGGTCGGCATGCCGGGCAGCGGCAAATCCACGGTCGGACGGCAGCTAGCGAGGCGCCTCGGCGCCCGCTTCATCGATACGGATGCTGTCATCGAAGAGCGGATCGGCGAGCCGATCCGCTCTTTTTTCGACCGGCATGGCGAGGCCGCCTTCCGGGACATCGAGGCGGCTGTGCTCGACGAAAGCAGCCAAATGCCGGGTGCCGTGCTGTCTACCGGTGGTGGAGCCGTCGTGCGCGAGCCCAACCGCCGCCTGCTGCACGAGCGCTGCACGGTGGTCTACCTGATGTCCACCCCCGACGAGCTGTTCCGCCGGCTCCGCCACGACACCCAACGCCCCTTGCTGCAGGTCGCCAATCCGCTGGCGAAACTGCAGGAGCTGTACGCCGCGCGCGACCCGCTCTATCGCGAGGCAGCGCACTTCACGGTCGAGACCGGGCGCCCGTCGGTCGCCACGCTGGTCAACATGATCCTGATGCAGCTCGAGCTGGCCGGCGTGCTGCATCCCGACGTCGTCCCTTCCGCCGTGAAGCCCCACGACCCGCGCTGACCGCGCCCGCCTGTCAGTCGGCAGGGCAAGGGGAAGCCCTTACACTCCTGCCCATGCACACGCCTCTCGCAACGGTCCCCATCGAGCTGGGCGACCGCAGCTACCCGATCCAGATCGGCGCCGGCCTGCTCGGCGACGCAGCCACCTACCGTGACCTGCCGTCCGGCCGCTGGGGGGTCATCGTGACCAACCAGACCGTCGCGCCGCTCTACGCCGAACGCCTGGTGCAAGCCCTGTCCGCCCGCTATGCCCGTGTGCTCACGGTGGCGCTGCCCGACGGTGAAGTGCACAAAGACTGGGACACCCTCAACCTCATCTTCGACCGCCTGCTCGAAGAAGGCTGCGACCGCAAGACCGTGCTGTTCGCGCTCGGCGGCGGTGTGATCGGCGACATGACCGGTTTCGCGGCCGCCTGCTACATGCGCGGTGTGCCCTTCGTGCAGGTGCCGACCACGCTGCTCGCGCAAGTCGATTCCTCGGTCGGCGGCAAGACCGCCATCAACCACCCACGCGGCAAGAACATGATCGGCGCCTTCTACCAGCCACTGCTGGTGGTGGCCGACCTCGACACGCTCGACACGCTGCCAGAGCGGGAGCTGTCTGCCGGCCTCGCCGAGGTGATCAAGTACGGTCCGATCGCCGACCCCGAGTTCCTCGACTGGATCGAAGCCAACCTGCCGGCCCTGCGCGCCCGCGACAAGGCCGCACTCACCCACGCGGTGCGCCGCTCGTGCGAGATCAAGGCCTGGGTGGTCGGGCAGGACGAGCGCGAGAGCGGGCTGCGCGCCATCCTCAACTTCGGCCACACCTTCGGCCACGCCATCGAGGCCGGGCTCGGCTATGGCGAGTGGCTGCACGGCGAGGCGGTCGGTTGCGGCATGGTGATGGCGGCGGCCCTGTCGGCCCGTCTCGGGCTGGTGCCTCCCGCGTTTGTCGAGCGGTTGTCGCGCATCGTCGACGCGGCGGGCCTGCCGGTGGCAGGGCCCCGTCAGCTGTCGGCCGCCCAATACCTCGACCTGATGCGGGTGGACAAAAAGTCCGAGGCCGGCGAGATCCGCTTTGTCGTCATCGAAGCCCTGGGCCGCGCCGGCATGCGGGCCGCACCGGATGACGTGGTGGCCGAGGTGATCGAGGCCCACACCGCCCGCTGACGGCCGGCCGCGATGCTTGCGCCTTACGCCAGCCGGCCCGAGCAGACCCGCGGCCGGCGCCATCCGGAAACCGCCGCACCCACCCGCAACGATTTCCAGCGCGATCGCGACCGCATCGTCCACAGCACCGCCTTCCGACGCCTGGTCTACAAGACCCAGGTGTTCTTGAACCACGAGGGCGACCTGTTCCGCACCCGGTTGACCCACACACTGGAGGTCGCCCAACTGGGCCGCTCCATCGCCCGCACGCTCGGCTTGCACGAGGATCTGGTCGAAGCCATCGCGCTGGCCCACGACCTCGGGCACACGCCCTTCGGCCACGCCGGCCAGGACGCGCTGCACGACTGCATGCGCCAGCACGGTGGCTTCGAGCACAACCTGCAAAGCCTGCGGGTGGTCGACGCGCTGGAAGAACGGTACCCGGATTTCGACGGCCTCAACCTGACGTTCGAGACACGAGAGGGCATCCTCAAGCACTGCTCGCGTGAAAACGCGGCCGGTCTGGGCGAGGTCGGGCAGCGCTTTCTCGAGCGCACCCAGCCCAGCCTCGAGGCCCAGCTGTGCAACCTCGCCGACGAGATCGCCTACAACGCGCATGACATCGACGACGGCGTGCGCTCCGGGCTGCTCAGCGTCGAACAGCTCGAGGAAGTGGAGCTGTTCGACCGCTACCGCCGCGAGGCCTGCCGCGACCACCCGGGCCTGACCGGCCGGCGGCTGCTGTTCGAGGCCATCCGCCGCATGCTCTCGGAGCAGGTCTACGACGTCATCGGCACCACCCGCGCTGCCTTGCAGGCGCATCAGCCCGAGAGCGCCGATGCCGCACGCCAGCTGCAGCCGCTGGTGCTGTTCAGCGCCAGCATGGCCGGCGAAGGCCAGGTGTTGAAGTGGTTCCTGCGTGTCAACCTCTACCGCCATCCGCAGGTCGTCGACACCACCAACCGCGGCAAGCAGGTGGTGCGCGACCTGTTCGCCGCCTACGTAGCCGCGCCCGAGGAAATGCCCGAGGCCTACGCGCGAGCGGCCGACCTGCACCGCGCGGTCGCCGATTACATCGCCGGCATGACGGACCGCTACGCCATCCGCGAGCACGAGCGCCTGACCGGCCAGCGACTGTTCTGAGCTGAGCGGCGGGCCGCCTAAAATGGGGCCAGATCAATTCTGCGCCCCCTGCCGTGGCCCGCCTCCCCCGATTGTCCGTCGCCGGACTGCCGCACCACATCGTCCAACAGGCGCATCACGGGCTGACCGTGTTCGACACCGACGCGGACTATCAAGCGTACCTTGATGCCCTAAGAGAGTCGGCGCTCACCTATGGCGTCGCGATCCACGCCTACGTCTTGCTGCCGACCGGGGTGCAGATCCTTGGCACCCCCGCCGATCCGCAGGCGCTGAGCCGGATGATGCAAGCCCTCGGACGCCGCTACGTCGGCTGGCACAACCGCAGCCGTGGGCGGTCCGGCACCTTGTGGGAGGGGCGGTTCCGCGCCACGGTGCTGGAGGCCGAAACCTATCTGCTCCCCGCCATGGTCTTCATCGACACCGCGCCAGCTCGCGCCCAGCCCCCGGCCGAGCCGGCGGAGTGGCGCTGGTCGAGTCGCGCCCATCACGTGGGGCGACGCTCCGAGCCCTTTTTGACGTCTCATCGTCTGTACTGGTCGCTCGGCAACACCCCGTTCGACCGGGAAGCCCGTTACCAGGCCCTGCTCGAAACGGGCCTGGGCGCTTCGATGATCCGGAAGATCACCGACGCAAGCTGGAAAGGCTGGGTGCTGGGATCGGCGGGCTTCACGGCCCAGCTCGCCGCGCAAGTACCACGGCCGCTGCAGCCCCGTCCGCGTGGGAGGCCGAAGAAGGTCGACAAACCTGTCCCCAATTAATTCCCGCACTCCCTTAGTGCAGCGCTTAATTGGTGTCTGACCCCTTTTAATATGTCTTGACTTGTAAACAGCCTCCGTTATCCTGCGGCCATCCCTAACGATGAGACGGAGTGCGCCATGGAAAAGGCCGCCCTGGGGGTTGCGTCCCCTGAAGAAATCCAGTCGCTGGCCGAGCAGGGCCTGTACGACCCCGCCAACGAGAAAGACGCCTGCGGTGTCGGTTTTGTGGCGCATATCAAGGGCCAGAAGGCGCACAGCATCGTCGAGCAGGGCCTGAAGATCCTCGAGAACCTCGACCATCGCGGCGCGGTCGGCGCCGACAAGCTGATGGGCGACGGCGCCGGCATCCTGTTGCAGATCCCCGACGAGTACTTCCGCGCCGAAATGGCCGCGCAGGGCATCGAGCTGCCGCCCCCGGGCGAGTACGGCGTGGGCATGATCTTCCTGCCCAAGGAACATGCGTCGCGCCTGGCCTGCGAGCAGGAGCTGGAGCGTGCGGTGAAGGCCGAAGGCCAGGTGCTGCTGGGCTGGCGCGACGTGCCGGTGGACCGCGAGATGCCGATGTCGCCCACCGTGCGCGAAAAAGAGCCGGTGATCCGCCAGATCTTCATCGGCCGCGGCCCCGACATCATCGTCCCCGACGCGCTCGAGCGTAAGCTCTACGTGATCCGCAAGACGGCCTCCAGCGCCATCCAGCGCCTCAAGCTCACGCACAGCCGTGAGTACTACGTGCCCAGCATGAGCTGCCGCACGATCATCTACAAGGGCCTGCTGTTGGCCGACCAGGTCGGCAAGTACTTCAAGGACCTGCAAGACCCGCGTGTCGTGTCCGCGCTCGCGCTGGTGCACCAGCGCTTCTCGACCAACACCTTCCCCGAGTGGCCCCTGGCCCACCCGTACCGCATGGTCGCGCACAACGGCGAGATCAACACGGTCAAGGGCAACTTCAACTGGATGCGCGCGCGCGAAGGCGTGATGAAGTCGCCGGTGCTGGGTGACGACCTGCAGAAGCTCTACCCGATCAGCTTCGAAGGCCAGTCCGACACCGCCACCTTCGACAACGCGCTCGAGTTGCTGACCATGTCGGGCTACCCGCTCGCGCAGGCCGCGATGATGATGATCCCCGAGGCCTGGGAGCAGCACAGCACGATGGACGGCCGCCGCCGTGCCTTCTATGAATACCATGCCGCGATGCTGGAGCCGTGGGACGGCCCGGCGGCGATGGTGTTCACCGACGGCCGCCAGATCGGCGCCACGCTGGACCGCAACGGCCTGCGCCCGGCGCGCTACATCGTCACCGACGACGACCTGGTTGTGATGGCGTCGGAGTCGGGCGTGCTGCCGATCCCCGAGAACAAGATCGTCAAGAAATGGCGTCTGCAGCCGGGCAAGATGTTCCTGATCGACTTCGAGCAGGGCCGCATCGTCGACGACGAAGAGCTGAAGAATC from Caldimonas brevitalea encodes the following:
- a CDS encoding deoxyguanosinetriphosphate triphosphohydrolase; protein product: MLAPYASRPEQTRGRRHPETAAPTRNDFQRDRDRIVHSTAFRRLVYKTQVFLNHEGDLFRTRLTHTLEVAQLGRSIARTLGLHEDLVEAIALAHDLGHTPFGHAGQDALHDCMRQHGGFEHNLQSLRVVDALEERYPDFDGLNLTFETREGILKHCSRENAAGLGEVGQRFLERTQPSLEAQLCNLADEIAYNAHDIDDGVRSGLLSVEQLEEVELFDRYRREACRDHPGLTGRRLLFEAIRRMLSEQVYDVIGTTRAALQAHQPESADAARQLQPLVLFSASMAGEGQVLKWFLRVNLYRHPQVVDTTNRGKQVVRDLFAAYVAAPEEMPEAYARAADLHRAVADYIAGMTDRYAIREHERLTGQRLF
- the aroB gene encoding 3-dehydroquinate synthase, with translation MHTPLATVPIELGDRSYPIQIGAGLLGDAATYRDLPSGRWGVIVTNQTVAPLYAERLVQALSARYARVLTVALPDGEVHKDWDTLNLIFDRLLEEGCDRKTVLFALGGGVIGDMTGFAAACYMRGVPFVQVPTTLLAQVDSSVGGKTAINHPRGKNMIGAFYQPLLVVADLDTLDTLPERELSAGLAEVIKYGPIADPEFLDWIEANLPALRARDKAALTHAVRRSCEIKAWVVGQDERESGLRAILNFGHTFGHAIEAGLGYGEWLHGEAVGCGMVMAAALSARLGLVPPAFVERLSRIVDAAGLPVAGPRQLSAAQYLDLMRVDKKSEAGEIRFVVIEALGRAGMRAAPDDVVAEVIEAHTAR
- a CDS encoding shikimate kinase, yielding MPGSGKSTVGRQLARRLGARFIDTDAVIEERIGEPIRSFFDRHGEAAFRDIEAAVLDESSQMPGAVLSTGGGAVVREPNRRLLHERCTVVYLMSTPDELFRRLRHDTQRPLLQVANPLAKLQELYAARDPLYREAAHFTVETGRPSVATLVNMILMQLELAGVLHPDVVPSAVKPHDPR
- a CDS encoding transposase; its protein translation is MFDTDADYQAYLDALRESALTYGVAIHAYVLLPTGVQILGTPADPQALSRMMQALGRRYVGWHNRSRGRSGTLWEGRFRATVLEAETYLLPAMVFIDTAPARAQPPAEPAEWRWSSRAHHVGRRSEPFLTSHRLYWSLGNTPFDREARYQALLETGLGASMIRKITDASWKGWVLGSAGFTAQLAAQVPRPLQPRPRGRPKKVDKPVPN
- a CDS encoding type 4a pilus biogenesis protein PilO; its protein translation is MAKQSFNLDLSELSSGIASQFRGLDTNEPGQWPILPKALAWFVAAVAMVVLGWFLLLSDESDLLEAERNKEPQLKQTYRDKLAQAVNLEELRKQRLQVQEYVTQLEKQLPGKAEMDALLSDINQAGLGRGLQFELFKPGQVVVKDYYAELPISVKVSGRYHDIGAFTADVANLSRIVTLHSLNISAVAKDASGALGMEATARTYRYLDQAELEEQRAQQQAEAAKGKGKGKAKAGAKGQGGKK
- a CDS encoding PilN domain-containing protein → MILINLLPHREERRRRRKQAFFAALGVSACAGLLVVAGWYLVLQSLMDQQRERNGELTREIAVLDNQIKDIAELRAEIDSLKARQKAVEDLQTDRNMPVHLLNELVRQTPEGVYLTSIRQDGDNVTLTGVAQTNERVSELLRNTANSSGWLERPELLEIKANTPSRDKLDPKRLFDFSMRVALKRPQAPDAKDGAPVPAGAASAPRKSS
- the pilQ gene encoding type IV pilus secretin PilQ, translated to MNKMIENSMVTRPLRVAALGLSLLVSPVLAWAQNAIQSINTTQQAGAEVVRIELSQPLSSVPAGFTIQAPPRIAIDLPGVTNAIGRSSLDINQGNLRSANIAQAGERTRLVLNLKQPANYTAQLQGKALLLVLDTSNKATSTSSNVSSVNQKEPVHFAESLNREQMALRDVDFRRGQDNAGRVVVELPNNQVGVDIRQQGQSLVVEFLRSSLPDNLRRRFDVTDFGTPVQSITTSQSGDRVRMVVEPRGNWEHSAYQTDTQFVLEVRHQKQDPNKLVQGPGYQGEKLSLNFQNIEVRALLQVIADFTNFNVVTSDTVTGNVTLRLKDVPWDQALDIILQAKGLGMRKSGNVLWIAPKDEIAAKEKLDLEAKAQVTQLEPLRTQSFQLNYTKAEEVTKGLMGQGAGTTTKPILTQRGSVIFETRTNQIFVTDIPSKLEEIQDLIRKIDIPVRQVMIEARIVEASDTFGRQLGVKLGASDLRGINGGTPGWGVGGSNRVAVTGNYLGVGEQTRQAEITGESYIPNTYFVNLPATSIGGQNPASFALSLFSSTANRFLNLELSALEADGKGKIVSSPRVITADQVKALIEQGTELPYQVATSSGATAIAFRKANLKLEVTPQITPEGGIILDVDINKDSVGQTTPAGIAIDTKHVKTQVLVENGGTVVIGGIFEQIEREEESKVPLLGDVPVLGYLFKTRGRTAEKTELLVFLTPRVISDRSAAR
- a CDS encoding pilus assembly protein PilP, with the translated sequence MAALLLTGCEGDQEEIKAWMEQQKREVKPSVKPIDPPKKFDPQPYAALDGVEPFSNQKLTVALKQEAQRTSVLLAGEQNRRKEPLEAYPLDSMSMVGSVAKQGRQFALLKVDALLYQVKVGDYLGQNFGKVTKITETEVALREIVQDAAGEWTERISSLQLQEKAQ